TTATATCTATTGTGTTAAATAATACTATTAAATCCTTGCCCTTAAATTTAAGTTCAAGTATCCCGCTTTTATTTGAAAACAAATTGTTTTTAATATCGCCAATAAAAGGATTTAAATCAGTTGCACTTATTTTTCCCTCGGCAGCTATAATGTTGCTTGATAAAATTGAATCATCGCTATGCGATAATACCAACTCGTCTTTATTAATAATCAATACTTCTTGGGAAGAATACAATTTTATATATCTCTTAAGGCTTCCGCTATTACTGATTCTTGTAGGGAGATATTAACAACTCCCAGCGGTTCGCCAAAATAATTCCTTAGCTTTTAGACTTGAACTTGACATATGCTTGTTGTGAATGTTAGACTTTTAATGTAAACGTTTTGGAACTTTTATAATGAGCTTCTGCTTTATTCTAAGGGGGAGAAAATATTAATGGCTGTTACACTTAAAGATATTGCAAAAGTGGCGGGGGTTTCTTATGCTACTGTATCAAGGGCTTTAAGCAACCATCCTGATGTAAACGATGAAACACGAGAAAGGATTAAAAAAATTGCAAAGGAAATGAATTATGTTCCAGATCCTTCGGCAAGGGGTTTAAAGGGTAAAAATACTAATATGATAGGACTAATTGTACCTGATATATCCAATCCCTTTTTTGCAGAACTTGCCCTGGGGGTAGAATCTTTTGCAAATGAAAACGGTTATTGTGTATTTCTCTGTAATACAAACTGGGACTATGAACGGGAGAAAACATATGTAGATGTTTTAAATTCAAAAAGAGTTGACGGGATAATTATTTCTTCAGTAATAGAAATGGCAAGTCATCATACGGACTTATCAATTCCAATGGTATATGTTACAGAAGGACCAAAGCATGACGACATTTATTACGTGGGTATAGACAATAAAATGGGAGCTGTGATAACTGTCGAATATCTTATTAAACTTGGCCACAAGAATATTGTATATATAGGAGGTTCGGAAAAAACAAGCACTAATAGAGAAAGGTTTGAAGGCTATAAAGAAGCTATGATTAAACACGGTTTTACGGTTGATGCTAATATCCAAACGTTTAACAGTTTTAGCCGTGAAAGTGGATATAAGGCTACGATGGAAATCCTGATTAACAGGAAAATTCCTACTGCAGTATTTGCAGTAAATGATATAGTAGCTTTAGGTGTAATACAAGCTATAGAAGAATTTGGGCTAAATGTTCCCAAAGATATATCTGTTGCCGGGTTTGATGATATATCATTTTCATCCATGCATAGGATAAAACTGACAACTGTTTGCCAGCCAAAGTTTGAAAT
This is a stretch of genomic DNA from Bacillota bacterium. It encodes these proteins:
- a CDS encoding LacI family DNA-binding transcriptional regulator, which encodes MAVTLKDIAKVAGVSYATVSRALSNHPDVNDETRERIKKIAKEMNYVPDPSARGLKGKNTNMIGLIVPDISNPFFAELALGVESFANENGYCVFLCNTNWDYEREKTYVDVLNSKRVDGIIISSVIEMASHHTDLSIPMVYVTEGPKHDDIYYVGIDNKMGAVITVEYLIKLGHKNIVYIGGSEKTSTNRERFEGYKEAMIKHGFTVDANIQTFNSFSRESGYKATMEILINRKIPTAVFAVNDIVALGVIQAIEEFGLNVPKDISVAGFDDISFSSMHRIKLTTVCQPKFEMGRMCTELLLKLIKGQEVPRKFNILQPSLAIRNTCSALKG